The Verrucomicrobium spinosum DSM 4136 = JCM 18804 genome includes a region encoding these proteins:
- a CDS encoding SDR family oxidoreductase — MVIPTDSLKGKVAVVTGAGSGLGKATAKVLAHAGARVLVLGRTAEEIQCTAEEIHHGGGEAMAIEADVAKDADVKAAMARAVGTEGRIDVVFANAGINGVWAPIELIEEKEWDETLAINLKGTFLTIKHALPFMRQEGGSVVVTASINGTRIFSNSGATAYACSKAGQVALVKMLALELARHRIRVNVICPGAIESRIDESTEKRELEGIHLPVEFPQGNVPLTGGGAGAAGQVAELVWFLASDLSSHITGTEVYIDGAQSLLQG, encoded by the coding sequence ATGGTTATTCCTACAGACAGCTTGAAGGGAAAGGTAGCTGTGGTGACGGGTGCCGGTTCTGGACTGGGCAAAGCCACTGCAAAGGTCCTGGCACATGCCGGGGCCAGGGTGCTGGTGTTGGGGCGTACCGCAGAGGAGATTCAGTGCACCGCAGAGGAGATCCATCACGGTGGCGGCGAGGCCATGGCTATCGAGGCAGATGTGGCCAAGGATGCAGATGTGAAGGCTGCCATGGCCCGGGCGGTAGGGACGGAGGGGCGAATTGACGTGGTATTTGCCAACGCCGGGATCAATGGCGTCTGGGCACCCATTGAGCTGATTGAGGAGAAAGAATGGGATGAGACCCTGGCCATCAATCTCAAGGGGACCTTCCTGACGATCAAGCATGCCCTGCCTTTCATGAGGCAAGAGGGCGGTTCCGTGGTGGTGACCGCTTCGATCAATGGTACTCGCATTTTCAGCAACTCAGGAGCAACGGCCTATGCGTGCTCCAAGGCGGGGCAGGTGGCGCTGGTGAAGATGCTGGCGCTGGAACTGGCGCGCCATCGCATTCGGGTGAATGTCATTTGTCCTGGAGCGATTGAGAGCCGGATCGATGAGTCAACTGAGAAGCGGGAGCTGGAAGGGATTCACCTCCCGGTCGAGTTTCCGCAGGGGAATGTGCCCCTGACGGGAGGCGGGGCGGGGGCTGCAGGTCAGGTGGCAGAGCTGGTGTGGTTTCTGGCTTCTGACCTTTCATCGCACATTACGGGGACCGAGGTTTATATTGATGGGGCGCAGTCGTTGTTGCAGGGGTGA
- a CDS encoding DUF4142 domain-containing protein, with product MKILTLPTIAAALFAGFAMLATASAEEKSALSAADQTFVKTASQSGMSEVKVAELGVKKAENSEVKSFAEMLVKHHTEANTELGKLAEAKGVQLSASAPAEAADKVQGLEKQSGKNFDKEFLQGLISSHKKSINNFENVSAESKDSELKSWVDKTLPTLKAHLEQAQALEAKY from the coding sequence ATGAAAATACTGACCCTACCCACCATCGCCGCAGCCCTGTTCGCCGGTTTTGCCATGCTTGCTACCGCCTCTGCTGAGGAAAAGAGCGCTTTGAGCGCTGCTGACCAAACGTTCGTGAAGACTGCCTCCCAGAGCGGAATGAGCGAAGTGAAGGTCGCAGAGCTTGGAGTGAAAAAGGCCGAAAACTCCGAGGTGAAGTCCTTCGCTGAGATGCTGGTCAAGCATCACACCGAGGCCAACACCGAACTTGGCAAGCTGGCCGAGGCCAAAGGAGTGCAACTCTCGGCCTCCGCACCGGCAGAAGCCGCTGACAAGGTCCAAGGCCTTGAGAAACAGAGTGGCAAGAACTTCGACAAAGAGTTCCTGCAAGGCTTGATTTCAAGCCACAAGAAGTCCATCAATAATTTTGAGAACGTCTCAGCTGAATCGAAGGATAGCGAGCTCAAGTCCTGGGTGGACAAAACCCTGCCGACTCTGAAGGCGCACCTTGAGCAGGCGCAGGCATTGGAAGCCAAGTACTAA
- a CDS encoding amino acid ABC transporter ATP-binding protein codes for MHIQVSQLVKRYGSHVALDGASFEVPADVDCLVLLGASGSGKSTLLRVLGSLLTPDSGSIHINGTALGWTDEAMLKQRRGNGFVFQSFNLFPHLSAEENVALPLREVHDINARVALHQAHETLEKFGLAEHVKKRPAEMSGGQQQRVALARAIAPKPGLLLLDEPTSALDPVMTQEVLDLILRLAEDGQRTVLSTHEITFARKVADWVVFLDHGVVVESAPASQFFEQPGTDLARHFLESLTRYR; via the coding sequence ATGCATATTCAGGTCAGCCAGCTCGTCAAACGCTACGGCAGCCACGTCGCTCTCGACGGAGCCTCATTTGAGGTGCCCGCTGATGTGGACTGCCTCGTCCTGTTGGGGGCATCGGGCAGCGGCAAGTCCACCCTGCTTCGAGTTCTCGGCTCACTGCTCACTCCCGATTCAGGCAGCATCCACATCAACGGAACTGCCTTGGGTTGGACAGACGAGGCCATGCTCAAACAGCGACGCGGCAATGGGTTCGTCTTCCAGAGCTTCAACCTCTTTCCCCACCTCAGCGCCGAGGAAAATGTCGCCCTGCCGCTGCGGGAGGTTCACGATATCAACGCCCGGGTGGCCCTTCACCAGGCCCATGAGACGCTCGAAAAGTTTGGCCTGGCCGAGCATGTGAAGAAGCGGCCCGCAGAAATGTCCGGCGGTCAGCAGCAGCGCGTCGCCCTGGCCCGCGCCATCGCTCCCAAGCCCGGCCTGCTCCTGCTGGATGAGCCCACCTCAGCCCTCGATCCCGTCATGACACAGGAGGTGCTCGACCTCATCCTCCGTCTGGCGGAAGACGGCCAGCGCACCGTGCTCTCCACGCATGAGATCACCTTTGCCCGCAAGGTTGCAGACTGGGTGGTGTTTCTTGACCACGGTGTTGTCGTCGAGTCGGCACCTGCCAGCCAGTTCTTCGAGCAGCCCGGAACCGACCTGGCGCGTCATTTCCTGGAATCCCTCACTCGCTACCGGTAG
- a CDS encoding amino acid ABC transporter permease yields the protein MTPESKPRTLLAEVVWNLLLGLGMLLGIWFVFHAIKYNWHWESLWKWRWLILRGWGATVVVSALALMVSVPLGLLLMFGQRSRWIPVRLACRGCVELVRGTPLLVLLLIGYYGVANALGIAKPWLPGVCLLALFHSSYLSEIFRGAWESIGASQLEAARAVGFNQQQTWRFVIFPQAFRRALPGTAGQMVSLIKDSSLLSVIGVEELTQMVRAANAQAYTALEGFIPLAVLYILLTIPLSWWTRRIEERYKFET from the coding sequence ATGACCCCAGAATCCAAACCTCGAACCCTTCTCGCAGAGGTTGTCTGGAACCTCCTTCTGGGCTTGGGAATGCTTCTCGGAATCTGGTTCGTCTTCCACGCCATCAAGTACAACTGGCACTGGGAATCCCTGTGGAAGTGGCGGTGGCTCATTCTCCGTGGCTGGGGCGCTACCGTCGTAGTCTCCGCACTGGCCCTCATGGTCAGCGTCCCCTTGGGGCTGCTTCTCATGTTTGGCCAGCGCAGCCGGTGGATCCCCGTGCGTCTGGCCTGCCGGGGATGTGTGGAGCTCGTGCGGGGCACCCCGCTGCTCGTGCTGCTGCTCATCGGCTACTATGGCGTGGCCAATGCCCTCGGCATCGCCAAGCCCTGGCTGCCCGGGGTCTGCCTCCTGGCACTGTTCCACAGTTCCTACCTCTCCGAGATCTTCCGCGGTGCTTGGGAGTCCATCGGTGCCTCCCAGCTGGAGGCCGCTCGCGCGGTGGGCTTCAATCAGCAGCAGACCTGGCGTTTTGTCATCTTTCCCCAGGCCTTCCGCCGCGCCCTGCCGGGCACCGCCGGCCAGATGGTCTCGCTCATCAAGGACTCCTCCCTCCTCAGCGTGATTGGCGTCGAGGAGTTAACGCAGATGGTGCGTGCCGCCAATGCCCAGGCCTACACGGCGCTGGAGGGGTTCATCCCCCTGGCCGTGCTTTACATCCTGCTCACCATCCCCCTTTCCTGGTGGACCCGTCGGATCGAGGAACGCTACAAGTTTGAAACCTAG
- a CDS encoding N-acetylmuramoyl-L-alanine amidase family protein: protein MSPGGAIRLFLSSSALLGAVVCLWMVEKSWDDEQERLVKQLSEAAAADPLPFLVVVDAGHGGIDGGTQGFGQLEKEISLDLALRLEKRLQEAGCQVLMTRKDDTYLTLEERCEVANQAKAAVFISLHLNADAKSAETHGIETYYSSRKKLFSMAPLRELLGLRHDIPVRDVRSEWLAGMVHSRVCRTTGAPDRNVRDCQFIVVMQTECPAILVECGYLTHQAESLCFTDNGYKDGVIGAVANGVVQYLRAIQMNPRRGLRFEPPPVLVDEQDPAMEPEPKPDPENSATPEAPVTPAEGTPSPGAAPPVAADASPAPEPPPP, encoded by the coding sequence ATGTCACCCGGAGGTGCCATCCGCCTGTTCCTGTCGTCCAGCGCTCTGCTGGGGGCAGTTGTCTGCCTGTGGATGGTGGAAAAAAGCTGGGACGACGAGCAAGAACGGCTCGTAAAGCAGCTCAGCGAGGCGGCCGCAGCGGATCCGCTGCCATTTCTGGTCGTGGTGGACGCCGGCCACGGTGGGATCGACGGGGGTACTCAGGGCTTTGGCCAATTGGAAAAAGAAATCTCCCTGGATCTGGCGCTCCGCCTGGAGAAACGCCTGCAGGAGGCTGGCTGTCAGGTGCTCATGACCCGAAAAGACGACACCTACCTGACCCTGGAGGAGCGTTGCGAGGTGGCAAACCAGGCCAAGGCGGCAGTCTTCATCAGCCTCCATCTCAATGCGGATGCCAAGTCGGCTGAGACTCACGGGATCGAGACCTACTACAGCTCTCGCAAAAAACTGTTCAGCATGGCCCCTCTCAGAGAGCTACTGGGCTTGAGGCATGACATCCCGGTGCGAGACGTGCGCAGTGAATGGCTCGCAGGAATGGTTCACAGCCGGGTCTGCCGTACCACCGGCGCACCGGATCGGAATGTGCGGGATTGCCAGTTCATCGTGGTGATGCAGACTGAATGCCCCGCCATCCTTGTGGAGTGCGGCTACCTCACCCATCAGGCAGAGTCGCTCTGTTTCACGGACAACGGGTACAAAGACGGCGTAATCGGAGCCGTCGCCAACGGCGTCGTGCAGTACCTGCGCGCCATCCAGATGAATCCCCGGCGGGGGCTGCGGTTTGAGCCCCCACCTGTGTTGGTGGACGAACAGGACCCCGCCATGGAACCGGAGCCCAAACCTGATCCGGAAAACTCTGCTACGCCGGAAGCGCCGGTCACCCCGGCTGAAGGAACCCCTTCGCCAGGGGCCGCGCCCCCCGTGGCAGCGGATGCCTCTCCGGCACCAGAGCCCCCTCCCCCTTGA
- a CDS encoding GNAT family N-acetyltransferase, whose translation MPTLRLARRDDLGAINDIYNHYVLHSTCTYQTEPSTLEERQAWFEVHGVRHPVTVLEEEGRVIGWGALNKFHPRAAYGHTVENSVYLHHDQQGRGLGSVLLADLMDRAAQLGHHVVIAVIDASQAPSVGLHAKFGFVQCGHFREVGFKFGQWLDVVYMQKVI comes from the coding sequence ATGCCCACTCTGAGACTTGCCCGGCGCGACGACCTCGGTGCCATCAACGACATCTACAACCACTACGTGCTGCACTCAACGTGCACCTATCAGACCGAGCCCTCCACGCTGGAAGAGCGGCAGGCCTGGTTTGAGGTGCACGGCGTTCGTCATCCGGTGACGGTGTTGGAGGAAGAGGGCCGGGTCATTGGCTGGGGTGCCTTGAATAAGTTTCACCCCCGGGCAGCGTATGGGCACACGGTGGAAAATTCCGTCTATCTGCATCACGATCAGCAGGGGCGCGGGTTGGGGAGTGTATTGCTGGCGGACTTGATGGATCGGGCAGCGCAACTGGGGCACCACGTGGTCATTGCGGTCATTGATGCCAGCCAGGCTCCCAGCGTGGGACTGCATGCCAAGTTTGGCTTTGTGCAATGTGGCCATTTTCGTGAGGTCGGGTTCAAGTTCGGCCAGTGGCTGGATGTGGTCTATATGCAGAAGGTGATTTAG
- a CDS encoding pseudouridine synthase: MRLNRYLSSCGLGSRRGCEQLVRDGRVILNGKICTNLSTTVTDSDDVVVDGNKVRPHKGVVIVLHKPRGLVCSRRDERDRDTIYSLLPEKFHTLHHVGRLDKESEGLLLMTNRGEVSQRLLHPSQGVEKEYEVILETRFDPENLTRLTKGFHTEDGYAKAERAWMIGDYKIGMVLKQGLKRQIRMMLYFLGYEVKRLVRVRIGNLAIKGILEGNWKELSDKDVDKMLLNPLAKDRPKMSKPKTASVRKSLEIHRQKEAKRSSRKTGARKRTGGTSPASGAGAGSSFGGDRGQSAGEGAARGPRGGSIRGRERDGGSKGSRGPKSESGPRSGSSPRGGRDGDSSGRGGKSGGTGPTGRRRSPRREV, from the coding sequence GTGCGTCTTAATCGCTATCTCAGTTCCTGCGGTCTTGGTTCTCGCCGAGGCTGCGAGCAGTTGGTTCGCGATGGCAGAGTCATCCTGAACGGGAAGATCTGCACCAATTTGTCCACCACGGTCACGGACTCCGATGACGTCGTGGTGGATGGAAACAAGGTCCGCCCTCACAAAGGGGTCGTGATTGTGCTGCACAAGCCGAGAGGTCTGGTGTGCAGCCGCCGCGATGAACGAGACCGCGACACGATTTACAGCCTTCTCCCAGAGAAGTTTCATACCCTGCATCACGTAGGGCGTCTGGACAAGGAGAGCGAAGGCCTCCTGCTCATGACCAACCGCGGGGAAGTCTCCCAGCGGCTCCTGCACCCCAGCCAGGGCGTGGAGAAGGAGTACGAAGTGATCCTTGAGACTCGCTTCGACCCTGAGAACCTCACCCGGCTCACCAAGGGATTCCACACCGAAGACGGTTATGCCAAGGCGGAACGTGCCTGGATGATCGGCGACTACAAGATCGGCATGGTGCTGAAGCAGGGGCTCAAGCGACAGATTCGCATGATGCTCTATTTCCTCGGCTACGAGGTGAAGCGCCTCGTGCGAGTGCGCATCGGCAATCTGGCCATCAAAGGCATCCTCGAAGGCAACTGGAAGGAGCTCAGTGACAAGGATGTGGACAAGATGCTCCTCAATCCGCTGGCCAAAGACCGGCCGAAGATGAGCAAGCCGAAAACGGCCTCCGTCCGCAAAAGCCTGGAGATTCACCGCCAGAAGGAAGCCAAGCGCAGCAGCCGAAAGACTGGTGCGCGGAAGCGGACTGGCGGCACGAGCCCGGCCTCTGGGGCGGGTGCGGGTAGCAGCTTCGGTGGTGATCGTGGCCAAAGTGCTGGCGAAGGCGCTGCGCGTGGCCCTCGTGGTGGGAGTATCCGTGGTCGTGAACGTGATGGAGGTTCCAAAGGTTCCAGGGGTCCCAAAAGTGAAAGCGGCCCAAGAAGTGGCAGCAGTCCCAGGGGCGGTCGTGACGGTGACAGCAGCGGCCGTGGCGGCAAAAGCGGTGGCACCGGCCCGACCGGGCGTCGTCGTTCGCCCCGGCGTGAGGTCTGA
- the pdxA gene encoding 4-hydroxythreonine-4-phosphate dehydrogenase PdxA: MSRKPIIAITMGDPAGVGPEVSLQLLANEEVTSQCSPVIFGSAAILERVSKATGFPIPARLIPRDAWSQAHTTLDTPAILDLGEVNPSSVTPGIIGAHTGAAAYGYVNLAIDAALAGEVAAVATGPLNKEAMHMAGIHFPGHTEIFASRTSSDRWCMMQYSEEITCTFVTVHCGYAEVPALLTLKRILEVIELTAEALQKIRGRAPKIVVCGLNPHAGEHGLFGNREEERIIIPAIEAARAQGLDVEGPLPPDTAFLPWKRRSTDAFVCMYHDQGHIPVKALAFDNAVNTTLGLPVIRTSVDHGTALDIAWQGKANAGSMSHAVKLAVRLAGQRETHGSTLRQAE, encoded by the coding sequence ATGTCCAGAAAACCCATCATCGCCATCACCATGGGCGACCCCGCCGGCGTCGGTCCGGAGGTCAGCCTGCAACTGCTCGCCAATGAGGAAGTCACCTCCCAGTGCTCCCCGGTCATCTTCGGCAGTGCTGCCATTTTGGAGAGAGTTTCCAAGGCCACAGGATTCCCCATCCCAGCCAGATTGATCCCAAGGGATGCGTGGTCACAGGCGCACACCACGTTGGATACTCCCGCGATCCTGGACCTCGGCGAAGTGAACCCATCCTCGGTGACACCTGGCATCATCGGTGCTCACACTGGAGCTGCCGCCTATGGGTATGTGAACCTAGCCATCGATGCCGCCCTGGCTGGTGAGGTCGCTGCCGTGGCCACGGGCCCGCTGAACAAGGAGGCCATGCACATGGCCGGCATCCATTTCCCCGGTCACACGGAAATCTTCGCCTCCCGCACATCCTCCGACCGGTGGTGCATGATGCAGTACTCTGAGGAAATTACCTGCACCTTTGTCACCGTGCATTGCGGGTACGCGGAGGTGCCCGCGCTGCTCACCCTCAAGCGTATTCTGGAGGTGATCGAACTCACGGCGGAAGCGCTTCAGAAGATCCGGGGTCGCGCCCCTAAGATCGTGGTCTGTGGCTTGAACCCTCACGCCGGGGAGCACGGCCTCTTTGGCAACCGTGAGGAAGAGCGCATCATCATCCCCGCCATCGAAGCCGCCCGCGCCCAGGGTCTGGATGTCGAGGGGCCGTTGCCTCCTGATACCGCCTTCCTCCCGTGGAAACGTCGCAGCACCGACGCCTTCGTCTGCATGTATCACGACCAGGGGCACATCCCCGTCAAGGCACTGGCCTTTGACAACGCCGTCAACACGACCCTCGGTCTGCCAGTCATCCGCACCAGCGTGGACCACGGCACCGCCCTGGACATCGCCTGGCAGGGTAAGGCCAACGCGGGCAGCATGAGCCACGCGGTCAAGCTGGCGGTAAGGCTTGCTGGCCAGAGAGAGACACACGGCTCGACACTACGCCAGGCAGAGTGA
- a CDS encoding creatininase family protein, with translation MSTSSSAPRPWIIAETNWKQVQSTKYEVAVLPMGATEAHNWHLPYGTDSFQNVALCSEAGRQAWEQGAKVAILPNIPFGVQTGQLDIPFCINMNPSTQLALLNDVIASLVGVGIPKLVVFNGHGGSDFKQMLRELQAKWPQIFLSTVFWPNIDSGAGIFDVLGDHADERETSLMLHFHPELVLPKETWGDGKANAWKLQAMKEKWAWAQRAWTQATQDTGSGTPAASTAEKGAQYAALLSSRLASYLVELAAADATDLYER, from the coding sequence ATGTCCACCTCATCCTCCGCCCCCCGCCCCTGGATCATTGCCGAGACCAACTGGAAGCAGGTCCAGTCCACCAAGTATGAGGTGGCCGTGCTCCCCATGGGCGCCACCGAGGCCCACAACTGGCACCTTCCCTACGGAACCGACAGCTTTCAGAACGTCGCCCTCTGCTCTGAAGCCGGTCGCCAGGCCTGGGAACAAGGGGCCAAGGTGGCCATCCTGCCCAACATCCCCTTCGGCGTGCAGACGGGTCAGCTCGACATCCCCTTCTGCATCAACATGAACCCCAGCACCCAGCTGGCGCTTTTGAATGATGTCATTGCCTCCCTGGTCGGCGTAGGCATCCCCAAGCTCGTGGTCTTTAACGGGCACGGAGGAAGTGACTTCAAGCAGATGCTCCGGGAGCTCCAGGCCAAGTGGCCCCAGATCTTTCTCAGCACCGTCTTCTGGCCCAATATCGACAGCGGTGCCGGCATCTTCGACGTGCTCGGGGATCACGCCGACGAACGCGAGACCAGCCTCATGCTCCACTTTCATCCCGAGCTGGTGCTGCCCAAAGAGACCTGGGGCGACGGCAAAGCCAACGCCTGGAAGCTCCAGGCCATGAAGGAGAAATGGGCCTGGGCACAACGTGCCTGGACCCAGGCCACCCAAGACACCGGCAGCGGCACGCCAGCGGCATCCACCGCGGAAAAAGGCGCCCAATACGCCGCCCTGCTCTCCAGCCGTCTTGCGAGTTATTTGGTCGAACTCGCTGCGGCAGATGCGACGGATTTGTATGAGCGGTAA